The following is a genomic window from Amycolatopsis acidiphila.
TCGACGAGCTGGACGAGCCGTGGGCCAAGGGGGTGCGCACTCGGATCCACCCGGGTCTGTTCGAGCACATCACCACGGACACCAACCGTTGAGATCCGCCACGTCGCGATCAGCTGGGCTGCCGCGGCGGGTGGGCGGCGAGCCAGGCCGCCGCCCGGCGGGCGGACGCGCGGGACAACCACGCCTCCTGCACCACTTCGGCGAGCTCGCCGCGGCTGAGCTCGCCCAGCCGGCTGGCCCGCACCAGGACGGACAGGTGTCCCCGGAAATGCGCCGTGGTGAAGAACGACGAACTCTCGTCCTGGACCAGCGCCTGCTTGTCCGCTTCGGACGGGACCCAGAAGACGATCACGTCGGGGTAGCGTTCGCCGGTCTCGGGATCGACGGCGTCCGGGCGCGAGTTCCGGAAGAAGACGAACGACTTGCCGCCCACCTGGTACACGGGCTTGCCCGCGGACCCCGGCCAGGTGGTCACGTGCGGCATGGCGAGCGCGAGCTCGTGCACGTCCTCGACCCGCGCGGGCCGGTCATCGTCCGGCATCGCGCCAGTCTAGGCGGGGCGGCCCGGTTCTCCACCGATGTCGCCCTGGCGCTGGGTGGAGACTGGCGCGCGCGGCGGGTGCGGACCACCGTGGAGGTGCCGCCACCTGTCGCCGGGCCGCGGGAGGAGACTCCATGATCGAGCCGTTCACCGGCGCCATCGCGCTGCCCGACGGCACGGTCGTCCGCGGCCGCGGCCGGCGCCAACCCGTCCCGCCCGGCCCGCTGCCGGACTTCGGCCTCTACCTCGGCGACCCGCCCGGCGCCCGCCGCCGCGCGTTGTGGGAGCCCGGCTGGCCGGCGGAGTGGGTCTCCTGGCCGGACTTCCGCACACCGCGCGACCCTCGGGACGCGGCCGCGAAGATCACTGCCGCGTACCGGCTCGCACGCTCCGGCCGACGCGTCGAGATCGCGTGCACGGGCGGCACCGGACGGACGGGCACGGTGCTCGCCTGCATGGCGATCCTGGCCGGCCACCCCGCCGAGGACGCGGTCGCCTGGACCCGCGGCCACTACCGCCCCCAGGCGGTCGAGACACCGGGTCAGCACCGTTGGATCGGCTGGTTCGTCCGGCACCACGACGACACCCGCCTCGACGCGCCCGAGGAGACGTGAAGCGCTCCCCGTCGCGGTCCGGCCGGGCTCGGGCCAGGACGCACCGCCCCGCGAGGCGACCGCGAAGGGCGGCGACCCGGCCCCTGTCTCCGCTGCCGGCGCAGGCATTACTGTGTGTGTCGTTGTTGACACTCCTCTCTGGAGGCTGGCGATGGTCTCGAACACCCATCCGGTTGATCCCAACGCGCCTGTCGGCGTGGACCCCGCACGTGCCAGCGTGGCGCGGGTCTACGACTACATGCTGGGCGGCAAGGACAACTACGAAATCGATCGCCAGACCTACGAGCAGATGAAGGCCGCGCTGCCGGAGGTCGTGGACGTCGCGCTGGCGAACCGGGCCTTCCTCATCCGCGTGGTCCGGTTCCTGGCCACCCAGACCGACATCGCCCAGTTCCTCGACTGCGGGTCCGGCCTTCCCACCGCGGAGAACATCCACCAGGTCGCACAGCGGCTCAACCCCGAGACCAAGGTCGTCTACGTCGACAACGACCCGGTCGTGATCGCCCACGGCCGCGCATTGCTCGCGGAGAACGAGTTGACCGAGTTCGTCACCGGCGACATCTTCCAGCCGCGCAGCATCCTCGACAACCAGGTCGTGCGCACCCATCTGGACTGGAATCAGCCGATCGCGCTGTTCCAGCTGGCCACCCTGCACCACCACAAGGGCGACCGGCACGCCCCGGCCGAGGTGATGCGCGAATACATCGACGCGCTGCCCTCCGGTTCCTACGTGGCGATCTCACACCTGCTGGATCCCGAGACCGAGGACACCGAGGTGGCGCGGGAGCTCGAGGACGCCGTGACCCGGGGGTCGCTCGGCGGCGCCACCTGGCGCACCCGCGACGAGATCACCGAGCTGTTCCACGGCCTGGAGATCGTCAAGCCGAGCCCGATCGCCGACCCGGGCGTGGTGGAGCTGGTGGACTGGTGGGCCGACGGCCCCATGCTCAAGCCCCGTAACGTCGCGCACCGGATCATCGCCGGCGGTGTCGCCCGCAAACCGTGACAGCCCAGGCGGTTCCGGTCGCGCAGCGCGGGCCGGTGATCCGGCACCCTGTTCGCCGCTGACCGCGAAGGGCAGCTTCTTCCACCACTTCGGCGACCGGGCAGGCTTTCTGCTCGCCATTCATCACGACTTCCACGAGCGGCCGTTCGCCGAGATCCGGGACGCGATCGACGGGATGCGCCCCGGTCGAGAGCATCTCATCCGTGGAACCAGCGCCTACCTCGACGGTTGCCTCCGCCATCGCGGAGTTCGGGCCCTGCTCCTGGAGGCGCGCGGAACCGCTCATCGTCGAAGCGGTCACCGCTTTGTCGCGTCCGTTCCGGAGGGCCAGTTCGACGACGAGCGCCGCCAGGCGATCGTGAAGGACGTCACCGCCGCCGTGCTCGACGCGGAAAATGGCGCGTATCCCTACGATCCGCAGCGTGTCCGGGTCTTGCCGGCCGCCGTTCCGGAACGACCGTCTAGTACTCCACCCGCAGTCCTCAGCCCTGCCGCCGGCGGTGTCGCCCGGCGACGATCCGAAGTGGACGGTCGCGGCGCGGATCAGTGGGTCAGCCTGCGGGCCGGGTCGAGGGTCTCGTGCAGGATCACCGTGGCGTCGGCCTTGGTCGCGGTGAACAGCGTGCCCGGGTGCTGAACCGAGGCGGCGGCCCAGAGCAATCCGGCGGCCAGCGCCTCCGGACCCGTTCCGCCCGCGGCGAGAAACCCTGCCAGCAGGGCGTCTCCCGCGCCGACGGTGGACACGGGGCGCTCGACGGGGGCCTCGCCGTGCACGACCAGGTCGTCCTCGACGAGCACCGCGCCGTCCGGGCCGAGACTGGCGAGGACCGTGCGGGCGCCCCGTTCCCGGAGCAGCCGTGCGGCCGCGACGACCTCGCCGACGGTGGCCGGCATCGACCCGGTCGCTTCGGCCAGCTCTTCCCGGTTCGGCTTGATCACGTCCGGTCCCGCCTTGACCGCCCACTGCAGGGCGACGCCGGAGGTGTCCACCGCGACGCGGAGCCCGAGTTCGCGGGCGGCGCCGAGCAGCTCGGGGTAGAACGCGTCGTCCAGGCCTTCCGGGAGGCTTCCGCAAACGGCCAGGCAGTGCGCTTCGCGGCTCGCCGCCAGCGCGGCGTCCCGCAGTGCGCGTGCTTCGTCCGGGGTCAGCGCGGGCCCGTGTTCGTTGATCTTGGTGACCGTGCCGTCGGGCTCGGTGAGGCTGACGTTGCTGCGGGTGCTGCCCTGGATCGGGACCGGGCGGAACGTCATGCCGGTCGCGGTGAGCATCTCCGAGAGCTGGGCTCCCATCGTGCCGCCCAGGGGAAGCACGGCGGTGGTGGGATGCCGGTGGGCCTGCAGCGCCAGGCTGACGTTGACACCCTTGCCGCTGGGTTCGGACAGGCTGCGCTTGGCCCGGATGACGCTGCCGCGCACGAGGCCGTCGACGAAGATCGTGCGATCGACGCTGGGATTGGGGGTGACGGTGACGATCAAGCTTGCTCCACGGTCAAGCCGGCTCGACGGAGCGCCGTTGCATCCGCGGTGGTGATACCGGTGTCGGTGATGAGGGTGTCGATTTCGGTGAGCTCGGCGTGCCGGCACAGGCTGACCCGGCCGATCTTGCTGCTGTCGGCGAGCAGGATCCGGCGCTGTGCGCAGCCGGCCATGAGCTGTTTGACGGCCGCTTCCGCCGGGTCGGGGGTGGTGAGGCCGCGCTCGAGGGAGATCCCGTTGGTGCCGAGGAAGGCGACGTCCGCGTTGATCTCGGTCAGCGCCCGCGCGGCCCAGCCCTCGACGGTCGCCAGCGTCCGGCCGCGCAGCCGGCCGCCGATCGTGTAGACGGTCAGGTTGGGGCGGGTGACCAGGGCCAGCGCGATCGGCAGGGTGTTGGTGAACACGGTCAGCTCGCGGTCGGCGGGAAAGATCTCGGCGAGTTTGGTCGTGGTGGAACCGGCGTCGATCAGGACCGAGCCGCCCATGGGCACGTGCGCCAGCGCCGCCCGCGCGATGCGCTGCTTCTCCTGCCCGTAGTCCAGCCGCGCACCGACCTCGGGTTCGAAGGAGAGCCCTTCGACGGGCAGCGCTCCGCCGTGGACCCGCCGCAGCAGGCCCTGGCGTTCCAGCACGATGAGATCCTTCCGGATCGTCTCGTTGGTGACGTCGAGCTCTTCGGCGAGCCCGGCCGCGTTGACCTGACCGGTGCTGCGAAGCGCGGCGAGGATGGCCTGCTGACGCTGGGCGGCGTAGCGGTAGCGTCCGGAGCCTTCAGCCGTCTCCGCCGGACCCTGCGTGCTCATCGCCACGTCCCTCTCTGCGCTCTTGCCGTGTCTTCCCGAGTGTCCCGGATCGCGGTCGTCCGCGGACCGGGCCGGCCGCCCGGTCCGCGAACCCGGCTTCAGCAGGTCGTTTTGTACAGTGCCTGCTGGCTGGCCGGCTGCGCGAGGTTGTCGCGGGTGATGGTGACCGTGCCACTCGGGATGTTCTTGGTGACCGGCTTGCCGGTCAGCGCGGCCGCCATCTGGTCGACGGCGTCCACGCCGATCTGGTACGGCTGCTGTGCGATGAGAGCCTGGATCGAGCCCTGCTGCAGTTGCTCGACCTGCACCGGTCCCGCGTCGAAGCCGACGATCTGCACCTGCCCGACCTTGCCCGCGTTGCGCAGGCCGGTCGCGGCTCCCTGGGCGGCGAACTGGTTGGTGG
Proteins encoded in this region:
- a CDS encoding 1-phosphofructokinase family hexose kinase — encoded protein: MIVTVTPNPSVDRTIFVDGLVRGSVIRAKRSLSEPSGKGVNVSLALQAHRHPTTAVLPLGGTMGAQLSEMLTATGMTFRPVPIQGSTRSNVSLTEPDGTVTKINEHGPALTPDEARALRDAALAASREAHCLAVCGSLPEGLDDAFYPELLGAARELGLRVAVDTSGVALQWAVKAGPDVIKPNREELAEATGSMPATVGEVVAAARLLRERGARTVLASLGPDGAVLVEDDLVVHGEAPVERPVSTVGAGDALLAGFLAAGGTGPEALAAGLLWAAASVQHPGTLFTATKADATVILHETLDPARRLTH
- a CDS encoding TetR/AcrR family transcriptional regulator; this encodes MSPANRDSPGGSGRAARAGDPAPCSPLTAKGSFFHHFGDRAGFLLAIHHDFHERPFAEIRDAIDGMRPGREHLIRGTSAYLDGCLRHRGVRALLLEARGTAHRRSGHRFVASVPEGQFDDERRQAIVKDVTAAVLDAENGAYPYDPQRVRVLPAAVPERPSSTPPAVLSPAAGGVARRRSEVDGRGADQWVSLRAGSRVSCRITVASALVAVNSVPGC
- a CDS encoding protein-tyrosine phosphatase family protein; this encodes MIEPFTGAIALPDGTVVRGRGRRQPVPPGPLPDFGLYLGDPPGARRRALWEPGWPAEWVSWPDFRTPRDPRDAAAKITAAYRLARSGRRVEIACTGGTGRTGTVLACMAILAGHPAEDAVAWTRGHYRPQAVETPGQHRWIGWFVRHHDDTRLDAPEET
- a CDS encoding SAM-dependent methyltransferase, encoding MVSNTHPVDPNAPVGVDPARASVARVYDYMLGGKDNYEIDRQTYEQMKAALPEVVDVALANRAFLIRVVRFLATQTDIAQFLDCGSGLPTAENIHQVAQRLNPETKVVYVDNDPVVIAHGRALLAENELTEFVTGDIFQPRSILDNQVVRTHLDWNQPIALFQLATLHHHKGDRHAPAEVMREYIDALPSGSYVAISHLLDPETEDTEVARELEDAVTRGSLGGATWRTRDEITELFHGLEIVKPSPIADPGVVELVDWWADGPMLKPRNVAHRIIAGGVARKP
- a CDS encoding DeoR/GlpR family DNA-binding transcription regulator, whose translation is MSTQGPAETAEGSGRYRYAAQRQQAILAALRSTGQVNAAGLAEELDVTNETIRKDLIVLERQGLLRRVHGGALPVEGLSFEPEVGARLDYGQEKQRIARAALAHVPMGGSVLIDAGSTTTKLAEIFPADRELTVFTNTLPIALALVTRPNLTVYTIGGRLRGRTLATVEGWAARALTEINADVAFLGTNGISLERGLTTPDPAEAAVKQLMAGCAQRRILLADSSKIGRVSLCRHAELTEIDTLITDTGITTADATALRRAGLTVEQA
- a CDS encoding MmcQ/YjbR family DNA-binding protein codes for the protein MPDDDRPARVEDVHELALAMPHVTTWPGSAGKPVYQVGGKSFVFFRNSRPDAVDPETGERYPDVIVFWVPSEADKQALVQDESSSFFTTAHFRGHLSVLVRASRLGELSRGELAEVVQEAWLSRASARRAAAWLAAHPPRQPS